The nucleotide sequence ACTTAAGATATGTCTTTGTGTGTAACAGTTAACGATATTGTTAAGAAAGGATGAGAATAATGAGAATAATTTCTATATAGTGTTTTATTCCTGTCAACATTAAAATGCATCAGCAACAATACATTGAACATAGTACACATGGGCAGTTATTCCCCCCTCTAATTTTCCAAATTAACCTGCTCCACCTCAAAGGTCTACCTTGCACTGTATTTGTTCATGTCTTTTCAGGTCCGATCTAGAATAGAATCTGTTCCCACAGTCCGTGCAGTGGTAAGGCCTCTCTGCAGTGTGAATGACCCTGTGTCTCTTCAAGCCGCTCTGAAGgctgaagctcttcccacactgagagCAGCTGAACGGCCTCTCCCCTGTGTGGCACTGCATGTGTACCCTGAGGTGGCACATGTACACAAAACCCTTACCACACTGTGAGCAGGTGAAGGCCTTCTTCCCTGTGTGGTGGTATTTCTGGTGGTCTTTCAGGTTTCGAAGCTGAGGGAAGCTCTTCCCACAGTGTGGGCAGGTGTAGGGTTTGACCTGTGCCGTTGTGTTGATGCTCAGGCCGTTGGGACAGGTCTCGAGGGCCCCCACAGCATGCTCTGTCCCCTGGTTGGGTATCACTGACCTTGGGAGTAAGTGCTGCTCCTTCCTGGTCCATGGTGGAGGCTCCCTGGCCAGAGGTGCTAGAGGCAGAGGTTCCCTGGACCATGGTGCTAGAGGCTGAGGATCACTGGCCCATGATGCTGGGAGTGGAGGCTGAGGCTCACTGGTCCATGCCCCAGGATTTGAGCTCAATCTCTGCAGACGACTCAGGCTCATTATGGGGGAATCTGTGGATGTGACCATCTGGTTTACCAAGTCCCCCCAGTCATCGGGCTCCTCTTTGATATGGACCACATGGTCCTCCCTCTCTACCATCCTCTCAGAGACACAGGAAGAGCCAGGCGTGGCTGTATCCTGTGGACCTTCTCCCGTGCTGGGTCCATCTGGCTGGAACATCTCCGGTTTGATATCAAAACCTTTCTCTGCTCCTGAGGACAGAACCAAACACAGTCAGAGATTctatattgtgtgtgtgcgtgtgcgtgtgcgtggaTCTCACCTaacagtctctcttctctctcctcagtgtTTCCAGCACAACCACATCTCCTACACACCCCCCTCtgctctgtctcttccctcttctTTCTTTGCTCTTTCTCTTCAACTTCCCTCCTCTGccgctcctcctctccatccctccatctctgctcACACTGCTGCAGCCTCTCCTTCAAGATTTCCAATTCCTGCTTGCCACCTGTCACTTCTTCCAGGAAGTTGTCCTTCACCAGCCGAGTTATCTCATGCACAGCGGTTTTGAGGACCGTTTCCATGACTCCATTGAGCTGGTACTGGAAGGTGAGGATGGCCTCTGACATAGTTGCAACACTGGAAAATCCAATACCAGTCCCAAAGTTCACAGCCAGTCTTCTATGGATGAGCTGCCCTCCTTGTTTCCCAGTTTGTTTCACTACAAGGGAAAGACTGGGATTTAGCCTCCTCCAGATCACACCAGTGTCCAGAGAGTGAGGGATCTTCCTCCTGGAAACAGAGGCAAGCTGTCAAATACACCAAATGTGGTCTTAATGTGGCTCTAATACCTTGTCAGTAATAGCAAGCTCACCTACCAATGATTTAGCCCAGAAACATACTTGTAACAAACAATTAATAAACCCTTACTTACAGTGctttacacaataccccataatgacaaagcgaaaaacgtATTTTTCGAAATTGttgcaaataaaaaatatatataaataccttatttacataagtattcagaccctttgctatgggactcgaaattgagatcaggtgcatcctgttcccattgatcatccttgagatgtttctacaacttgatttgagtccccctgggttaaattcaattgattgtacataatttggaaaggcacacacctgtctatataaggtccctcagttgacagtgcatgtcagaacaaaaaccaagccatgaggttgaaggaattgtccgtagagctccgaggcacaaatgtgatatttcagttatttttaatacatttgcaaacattcctAAAAAATAtgtttgccttgtcattatgaggtattgtgtgtagattgaggcaggaaaacaattgaatcaatttgagaataaagctgtaacataacaaaatttagaaaaagtcaaggggtctgattactttccgaatgcactgtacatcgcTTTTGGCTGTGGCTAGGTATACCAAATAATGCATTTCAAGTTTTCTAGCTAGTAGATGCTTTTGGCAACGCGTGTTGTGACAAAACGTCAAGGATCGTCCTATTAAACAGACTTTCCAAACGTAGGTCTGTTGTAGACCCATTCCCTCATGTCAAAATAAAAGTTCTGCACCTGCGACATATGTGGATAAATAAATAGTAACTTGTGGGGTAATTTTATTTTGACATGAGGTAAGGTTAGGCAGAGAGGAAGACCCACGTTTTGGAAGTATATTTAATAATAGGTTCCTTTAGATATGTCTCAAATTCCCCCGTCTTAATGACTAACCATCCTGCCCACCTCCACAGTACGTTTAACTGGAATTCTATTTAACTCCTGGCTTCCCACGGACGGTTGTTGTGCAACCCGATAGTGTAGATAGCAAGGCTAAATATGTAAATACACCCGCGTTGCTAACAGCTAAACAGCTATTGATAGTAACACGGGGTTGTGTAGCAGCTTTCTGACCATTTGactcaaaaaatatatacttacCACTTTCCAAACGTGTTTTTTTGTTGTGCTAAAACCCATCAACTAGTTACAAACATCGTAGCTATGTCTCTTAGAACTGCACAAAGAGGTAAAAGAGAAAGGTAGCAACTGTATTTTTTTAAGATGTCACGTTTTATACCGGAACTCCGAGGCATGCGTAGAAATCGTTAAGCAGTTTATTTCGAAGCAGTGTGCTGTTGCTTGTGTCGCTTTGTCagaagcacgtgatcaatgacgccCGAAGCTTCGTTTTGTCGAACAACCACGTAATAGTTTTGCCATTGGTTTCGAGCCAAAAAGGCCACCCAAAGATTTTCTGTGGCTTCCCTGAGCACGCGCTGCGACGTGCGCGACGTCAACTGTAATTTGGCTGTTCTGAATTATTTTGACCAGCAGGTGCCACTAGTGTACAACGTGTTGATCAAAGCCTAGAGTAATGAACCTATATACTCGACACAATCGGCTGGAAATatcattgcactccacactgccctttcccaccaggacaaaaggaacacctatgtgagaatgctgatcattgactacagctcagcgttcaacaccatagtgcccacgaagcaaATCACTAAgctactggatcctggacttcctgatgggcagcccccaggtggtaaggttaggtaacaacatGTTCTTCagcactggggcccctcaggggtgtgtacttagtcccctcctgtactccttgttcacccatgactgcgtggccaaacacaactccaacaccataattaagtttgctgatgacacaacagtgatccctgacaacgatgagacagcctatagggaggaggtcagagaattggcagtgtggtgccaggacaacaacctctccatcaatgtgagcaagacaaaggagctgattgtggactacagtaaaaggcaggccgaacaggcccccattaacatcaacggggctgtagaggagcgggtcgagagtttcaagtccc is from Salvelinus namaycush isolate Seneca chromosome 17, SaNama_1.0, whole genome shotgun sequence and encodes:
- the LOC120062380 gene encoding zinc finger protein 316-like isoform X1, translating into MGFSTTKKHVWKVLASVSRRKIPHSLDTGVIWRRLNPSLSLVVKQTGKQGGQLIHRRLAVNFGTGIGFSSVATMSEAILTFQYQLNGVMETVLKTAVHEITRLVKDNFLEEVTGGKQELEILKERLQQCEQRWRDGEEERQRREVEEKEQRKKREETEQRGVCRRCGCAGNTEEREERLLGAEKGFDIKPEMFQPDGPSTGEGPQDTATPGSSCVSERMVEREDHVVHIKEEPDDWGDLVNQMVTSTDSPIMSLSRLQRLSSNPGAWTSEPQPPLPASWASDPQPLAPWSREPLPLAPLAREPPPWTRKEQHLLPRSVIPNQGTEHAVGALETCPNGLSINTTAQVKPYTCPHCGKSFPQLRNLKDHQKYHHTGKKAFTCSQCGKGFVYMCHLRVHMQCHTGERPFSCSQCGKSFSLQSGLKRHRVIHTAERPYHCTDCGNRFYSRSDLKRHEQIQCKVDL
- the LOC120062380 gene encoding zinc finger protein 316-like isoform X2, with protein sequence MSEAILTFQYQLNGVMETVLKTAVHEITRLVKDNFLEEVTGGKQELEILKERLQQCEQRWRDGEEERQRREVEEKEQRKKREETEQRGVCRRCGCAGNTEEREERLLGAEKGFDIKPEMFQPDGPSTGEGPQDTATPGSSCVSERMVEREDHVVHIKEEPDDWGDLVNQMVTSTDSPIMSLSRLQRLSSNPGAWTSEPQPPLPASWASDPQPLAPWSREPLPLAPLAREPPPWTRKEQHLLPRSVIPNQGTEHAVGALETCPNGLSINTTAQVKPYTCPHCGKSFPQLRNLKDHQKYHHTGKKAFTCSQCGKGFVYMCHLRVHMQCHTGERPFSCSQCGKSFSLQSGLKRHRVIHTAERPYHCTDCGNRFYSRSDLKRHEQIQCKVDL